Sequence from the Pseudomonadota bacterium genome:
GTTGATGACGATGCTCTCCACACTCTCTCCGGCCCTCTCTGCGCTCTCCCCCACCGCACCGTTCCCCCGATCCGTCCCTCCAGCACCGGACCTGATCGCCGGGGTCAGCCCCAACGAACCCGCGCTCCCCGAAGAGCAGCCTGCGCTCCCCCTCATGCGCGCGCGTCGCGTCGCCCCGCCTCTGCCTGAACCACCGCCCGTCTCTGACGAGCCGATCTGCGCTGAGGACGTGCGCGTGGCGAACGCACTCACCGGCGCGTTGCAGGGAACGCTTCTCGGCGCCCTGGCGTGGCTCGCGGCCCCCGTGGTGGTGTGCCCGCCATGACCGTCGTCGGAGCGATTGCAGGTGGCGTCAGCGGCGCGGTGGCCGTGAGCGAGATGGCGGCCAGCCACCGTCACAGCCGCCTCGGCAAGGCCTTCATGGGAATGCTCGGCAGCGTGGCCGGTGGCTTCGTCGGCGCCGTTGGTGGAGCCCTGGCTGGCGCCAGCCTGGCAGCCCTGGGCCCGGCCGGCGGCGCCATCGTCGGCGCTCTCGCCGGGTACTACGGCGCTTGCGACTGACGTCGTCGCTGGCAGCGCAGCGCTCGGAAGCTCAGCTCATGGGCCGGGCGGCGTTGCCACGGCGATGACCCGAAGCTCCGTGGTCTTCGCGGGGGCCTCTCGTGCCGGCGCGTGCCCACGCCACCATTCCCTGGCGTGCTCCTCGGTCCACTGGGCGACACACGCACAGGCCAGAAATGCGTTTCGCATCTCACGTGCATCGCTGCAGCGATCGGCGGGTGATTTCGACAGGCCGCGCATCAGCACGGCCTCGAGATCAGGGGGAACCGAAAACCCGAGCGCGGCAAACGAACGGGGGGCGTCGCTGACGTGGGCCATGAGCGTGTCCATGACCGATGTGCGCACGAATGGGAGCGACGCGGTCAGCAGGAAGTAGCCGACCCCGGCCACCGCGTACAGATCGGCTCGACCATCAACCGGCTGCCCGAGCACGTTCTCCGGAGCCATGAAGGCTGGTGTACCGCAGATGGTGGTGGTGGCGGTCACACGCGGAGACGCGGCGTCGAGGCTCTTGACGAGGCCGAAGTCGAGCACCTTCACCAGATCGGGAACCCCTCCGCGCAGCGAGACCATG
This genomic interval carries:
- a CDS encoding serine/threonine protein kinase; protein product: MGEVYLGRHALMQRDTAVKIMRNASSDEDRQRFEREVRLGSRLTHPNTIAIYDYGHTTDGVFYYAMEYLQGLDLAKLVERFGPLPPGRVARLLAQVCDALAEAHEMSLIHRDVKPENIMVSLRGGVPDLVKVLDFGLVKSLDAASPRVTATTTICGTPAFMAPENVLGQPVDGRADLYAVAGVGYFLLTASLPFVRTSVMDTLMAHVSDAPRSFAALGFSVPPDLEAVLMRGLSKSPADRCSDAREMRNAFLACACVAQWTEEHAREWWRGHAPAREAPAKTTELRVIAVATPPGP